A window from Leptothermofonsia sichuanensis E412 encodes these proteins:
- the uvrB gene encoding excinuclease ABC subunit UvrB: protein MPKFQIQAPFEPTGDQPRAIAQLTQSIQAEHRYQTLLGATGTGKTHTIARVIEQVGRPTLLLAHNKTLAAQLCNELREFFPDNAVEYFISYYDYYQPEAYIPVTDTYIEKTASINDEIDMLRHSATRSLFERRDVIVVASISCIYGLGIPSEYLKASIPLRVGVEMNPRQIIRDLVSVQYSRNDLDLGRGRFRVKGDVLEIGPAYEDRIIRVEFFGDEIDAIRYVDPVTGGTLQSLEAINVYPARHFVTPEERLKEACDAIEAELKERLEELEKNGKLLEAQRLEQRTRYDLEVLREVGFCNGVENYSRHLAGRAAGEPPECLLDYFPKDWLLVIDESHVTLPQLQGMYNGDRSRKLTLIEHGFRLPSAADNRPLKAEEFWQKVNQCIFVSATPGNWELEVSGGKFEVEGDDKKSIKRYIPGTGRVVEQVIRPTGVLDPEIFVRPTQGQVDDLYGEIQERVQRQERVLVTTLTKRMAEDLTEYFQERAVRVRYLHSEINSIERIEILQDLRDGNFDVLIGVNLLREGLDLPEVSLVAILDADKEGYLRAERSLIQTIGRAARHVQGQAILYADNLTDSMERAISETNRRRGIQQAYNEAHGIIPQPIIKKSSNSILSFLEVSRRLNAQELDMAYEQSADLPLEDIPELITQLEAQMKEAAKKLEFEKAAEFRDKIRHLRDKLLGHRN, encoded by the coding sequence ATGCCCAAGTTTCAAATTCAAGCTCCGTTTGAGCCAACTGGAGACCAACCCAGGGCGATCGCTCAGTTAACCCAATCGATTCAGGCTGAACATCGTTACCAGACCTTGCTTGGTGCAACGGGAACTGGAAAAACTCACACCATTGCCCGTGTGATTGAACAGGTGGGCAGACCAACCTTGTTGCTGGCGCACAATAAAACCCTGGCGGCGCAATTGTGCAACGAGTTACGGGAGTTTTTTCCTGATAATGCCGTCGAGTATTTCATCAGCTATTACGACTACTACCAGCCAGAGGCGTATATTCCTGTCACGGATACTTACATTGAGAAAACAGCCTCCATCAATGATGAAATTGATATGCTGCGGCATTCAGCCACGCGATCGCTGTTCGAGCGCCGGGATGTGATCGTAGTGGCTTCAATCAGTTGCATCTATGGTCTGGGAATTCCTTCGGAATATTTGAAAGCATCCATTCCACTGCGGGTAGGGGTTGAGATGAACCCACGCCAGATCATTCGGGATCTGGTTTCGGTGCAATACAGCCGTAATGATCTGGATTTGGGGCGGGGACGGTTCCGGGTTAAGGGCGATGTCCTTGAAATTGGACCAGCCTATGAAGATCGGATTATTCGGGTTGAGTTCTTTGGGGATGAAATTGATGCCATTCGCTACGTTGATCCGGTTACAGGTGGGACCTTACAAAGCCTGGAAGCCATTAATGTGTATCCAGCCCGCCACTTCGTGACTCCCGAAGAACGGTTAAAAGAAGCCTGCGATGCCATTGAAGCCGAACTGAAAGAACGACTGGAAGAGCTGGAAAAAAATGGCAAACTGCTGGAGGCACAACGCCTGGAACAACGAACTCGCTATGACCTGGAAGTGCTCCGGGAAGTTGGCTTTTGCAATGGGGTAGAAAACTACTCTCGCCACCTGGCAGGACGGGCAGCAGGGGAACCGCCAGAGTGTTTGCTGGACTACTTTCCTAAAGATTGGCTGTTGGTCATTGACGAGTCCCATGTTACGCTGCCACAGTTGCAGGGGATGTACAACGGCGATCGCTCCCGCAAGCTGACCCTGATTGAACATGGCTTCCGTTTACCCAGTGCTGCCGATAACCGCCCCCTCAAGGCAGAAGAGTTCTGGCAGAAGGTAAACCAGTGCATTTTTGTATCCGCCACCCCTGGCAACTGGGAACTGGAAGTTTCCGGGGGTAAATTTGAGGTGGAAGGTGACGACAAGAAATCCATCAAACGTTATATCCCTGGTACCGGGCGCGTTGTGGAACAGGTGATTCGCCCCACCGGGGTGCTTGATCCCGAAATTTTTGTCCGTCCGACCCAGGGGCAGGTTGATGACCTCTATGGCGAAATTCAGGAACGGGTGCAACGGCAGGAACGGGTACTGGTCACAACCCTGACCAAGCGCATGGCAGAAGACCTGACCGAATATTTTCAGGAACGGGCCGTGCGGGTACGGTACCTGCACTCAGAAATTAATTCCATTGAGCGAATTGAAATCCTGCAAGACCTGCGGGACGGCAATTTTGATGTGCTGATTGGGGTTAACCTGCTGCGGGAAGGGTTGGACCTGCCAGAAGTGTCGCTGGTGGCAATTCTGGACGCAGATAAGGAGGGCTACCTGCGGGCAGAGCGATCGCTGATTCAAACGATTGGACGGGCAGCCCGGCATGTCCAGGGACAGGCAATTCTCTATGCCGATAACCTGACGGACAGTATGGAGCGGGCAATCAGTGAAACCAACCGTCGTCGTGGGATTCAGCAGGCATACAACGAAGCCCACGGCATTATCCCTCAGCCGATTATCAAAAAGTCCAGCAACTCGATTTTGTCCTTCCTGGAAGTCTCCCGGCGGCTGAATGCCCAGGAACTGGACATGGCCTACGAGCAGTCTGCCGATCTGCCCCTGGAAGACATTCCTGAACTGATTACCCAACTGGAGGCCCAGATGAAGGAAGCTGCCAAGAAACTTGAGTTCGAGAAGGCGGCTGAATTCCGGGATAAGATCAGGCACCTGCGGGACAAGTTACTGGGGCACCGGAATTGA
- a CDS encoding phosphoribosyltransferase, with protein MVTFSSFQDTGATVCFTNRQEAGERLAQTVLAEVATLPVQSEARRFVVYALPRGGLPIAHPIARLLNCPLDVIVAKKITRPDNRELAIGAVTADGHVIWAAHRRLIMPPFHHHESALEQARSHAEAQWRTLSPTGPRANPAGAIALLVDDGIATGMTMAAAVRSLRAQQAAAIWICAPVAPPDLMPFLQELGDRVIVLATPQPFNSVSRFYEEFPQLTTEEAAAYLQD; from the coding sequence ATGGTGACGTTTTCATCGTTTCAGGATACGGGTGCGACGGTTTGTTTTACCAATCGCCAGGAAGCAGGTGAAAGGCTGGCGCAGACAGTGCTGGCTGAAGTGGCAACGCTCCCAGTTCAGTCGGAAGCGCGGCGCTTTGTGGTCTATGCCCTACCCAGAGGGGGGCTACCGATCGCCCATCCCATCGCCCGTCTACTCAACTGCCCGCTGGATGTCATTGTGGCCAAAAAAATTACCCGCCCCGACAACCGTGAACTGGCCATTGGGGCCGTAACGGCTGATGGGCATGTGATCTGGGCCGCCCATCGACGACTGATCATGCCACCGTTTCATCACCATGAGTCGGCCTTAGAGCAGGCAAGATCCCATGCAGAAGCTCAGTGGAGAACACTTTCACCGACCGGCCCGCGGGCCAACCCGGCAGGGGCCATTGCTCTGCTGGTCGATGATGGCATTGCGACAGGCATGACCATGGCAGCCGCTGTGCGATCGCTACGGGCACAACAGGCAGCGGCAATCTGGATCTGTGCGCCAGTGGCTCCCCCCGACTTGATGCCATTTTTACAGGAGTTGGGCGATCGGGTGATTGTCCTGGCAACCCCCCAGCCCTTCAACAGTGTCAGTCGCTTCTATGAAGAGTTTCCCCAACTGACCACGGAGGAAGCCGCTGCCTATTTGCAAGATTAG
- the glgA gene encoding glycogen synthase GlgA, with the protein MRILFVAAEAAPLAKVGGMGDVVGSLPKVLKKMGHDVRVFLPYYGFLADKIKIPKQPIWESTAMFQTFHIYEATLPKSDVPLYLFGHPAFSPRRIYFGEDEDWRFTLFANGAAEFAWNYWQPDIIHCHDWHTGMIPVWMHQSPEIGTLFTIHNLAYQGPWRWRLEQMTWCPWYMQGHNTMAAAVQFADRVNTVSPTYAKQIQTPAYGESLEGLLSFISGKLSGILNGIDVESYNPETDRYLAQTFTSSTLDDRAPNKIALQEELGLEVNSSAFLIGMVTRLVEQKGLDLVIQMLDRFMAYTDAQFILLGTGDRYYETQMWQIASRYSGRMAVYLLYNDALSRRIYAGSDAFLMPSRFEPCGIAQMLAMRYGCVPIVRRTGGLVDTVTHHEPMNQVGTGYCFDRYEPLDLYTCMVRAWEGFQYKDRWHELQQRGMKQDFSWETSAKQYDRLYREIKGLPLEDPELPKATELVSGQEPLPFASGT; encoded by the coding sequence ATGCGAATTCTGTTTGTTGCGGCAGAGGCGGCTCCGCTCGCCAAGGTTGGTGGAATGGGCGATGTCGTTGGCTCGCTACCAAAAGTTTTGAAAAAAATGGGGCATGATGTGCGGGTATTTTTGCCCTATTACGGGTTCCTGGCAGACAAGATAAAAATTCCCAAACAGCCGATTTGGGAAAGCACGGCCATGTTTCAAACCTTTCATATCTATGAGGCCACCCTGCCCAAAAGCGATGTCCCTCTTTACCTGTTTGGTCATCCTGCGTTTTCTCCCCGCCGTATTTACTTTGGTGAAGACGAAGATTGGCGGTTTACCCTGTTTGCCAACGGAGCTGCTGAGTTTGCCTGGAACTACTGGCAACCCGATATTATTCATTGCCATGATTGGCACACGGGCATGATTCCAGTGTGGATGCATCAGTCCCCCGAAATTGGCACGCTATTTACAATCCATAACCTGGCATACCAGGGTCCCTGGCGCTGGCGATTGGAGCAGATGACCTGGTGCCCCTGGTACATGCAGGGGCACAACACAATGGCAGCAGCAGTTCAATTTGCCGATCGGGTTAATACGGTGTCCCCGACCTATGCCAAGCAAATTCAGACGCCTGCCTATGGAGAATCCCTGGAGGGCTTGCTATCTTTCATCAGTGGCAAGCTCTCTGGCATTCTGAATGGAATTGATGTGGAATCCTATAATCCAGAAACCGATCGATACCTGGCTCAAACCTTTACAAGCAGCACGCTGGACGACCGGGCACCGAATAAAATTGCGCTTCAGGAAGAACTGGGGTTGGAAGTAAATTCCAGTGCTTTTTTGATTGGCATGGTGACGCGCCTGGTCGAGCAAAAAGGGTTAGATCTGGTGATCCAAATGCTGGATCGGTTTATGGCCTATACTGATGCCCAGTTCATTCTGCTGGGAACCGGCGATCGCTACTACGAAACCCAGATGTGGCAAATTGCCTCCCGCTATTCGGGTCGGATGGCAGTCTATCTGTTGTATAACGATGCCCTTTCCCGCCGGATTTACGCTGGCTCCGATGCCTTCCTGATGCCATCCCGATTTGAGCCTTGTGGCATTGCTCAGATGCTGGCAATGCGCTACGGCTGCGTTCCAATTGTACGGCGCACTGGAGGACTGGTGGATACGGTCACCCACCACGAACCCATGAACCAGGTAGGGACTGGCTACTGTTTTGACCGCTATGAACCACTTGACCTCTACACCTGCATGGTGCGGGCATGGGAAGGGTTTCAGTACAAAGATCGGTGGCATGAACTGCAACAACGCGGCATGAAACAAGACTTTAGCTGGGAAACCTCTGCGAAACAGTACGACCGGCTGTACCGGGAAATTAAGGGGTTGCCTCTGGAAGACCCCGAACTTCCAAAAGCAACGGAACTCGTCTCCGGCCAGGAACCTCTGCCCTTTGCCTCTGGCACCTGA
- a CDS encoding uracil-DNA glycosylase has protein sequence MANDDQISLFEFSQLEFSQLESHPAPPPEFDPELIPTDARVPIPAGTYQTMEQMKAHCNRCFRCGLGESRTNAVIGRGNDKASIMIVGEGPGQNEDETGIAFVGKAGQLLDKILASVNLTERDVYICNVVKCRPPNNRDPQPAEIEACNGYLREQIRLVNPKIILLTGKYAMLTLLGIKQGITKVRGQWVERDGRLYMPIFHPAYLLRNQSREKGSPKWLMWQDIQAVRQKLDEIQRGEG, from the coding sequence ATGGCAAACGACGACCAAATCAGTTTGTTTGAATTTTCTCAGCTTGAGTTTTCCCAACTAGAGAGCCATCCTGCACCACCGCCAGAATTTGACCCGGAGTTAATTCCAACCGATGCCAGAGTGCCCATTCCGGCTGGAACTTACCAGACCATGGAGCAGATGAAAGCCCATTGCAATCGATGCTTTCGCTGCGGACTGGGAGAAAGTCGAACCAATGCCGTAATTGGGCGGGGCAACGATAAGGCATCCATCATGATCGTGGGAGAAGGGCCAGGACAGAACGAGGACGAAACCGGAATTGCCTTTGTCGGCAAAGCCGGACAACTGCTAGACAAAATTCTTGCTTCCGTCAATTTGACGGAGCGTGATGTCTATATTTGCAATGTCGTCAAATGTCGTCCCCCAAACAACCGCGACCCCCAGCCCGCAGAAATTGAAGCCTGCAATGGCTATCTGCGAGAACAGATTCGCCTGGTCAATCCAAAAATCATCCTGTTGACGGGCAAATACGCCATGCTCACCCTGCTGGGAATTAAACAGGGGATCACCAAAGTGAGGGGACAGTGGGTCGAACGAGACGGTCGCCTGTATATGCCGATCTTCCACCCCGCCTACCTGCTGAGGAACCAGTCGCGGGAGAAGGGAAGCCCCAAATGGCTTATGTGGCAGGATATTCAGGCAGTGCGACAGAAGTTGGATGAGATTCAGAGGGGTGAGGGGTGA
- the tyrS gene encoding tyrosine--tRNA ligase, with translation MSAENLTEPLQVSTSGGAASSEGNFAWLRRGISEIFPDQADSTSPDENLVRRLQVSDRPLRVKLGIDPTGADIHLGHSIPVRKLRAFQDAGHTAVLIIGDFTARIGDPTGKSEVRRQLTGEEVRANAQTYLDQVRPILDFDTPGRLEIRYNSEWLSNLDLGKILELLSTMTVGQMLAKEGFAERYEKGSPVYLHEFLYPLMQGFDSVAVESDVELGGTDQKFNIAVGRDLQRHFGLRPQFGLLMPILLGTDGVQKMSKSLGNYVALTEDPLTMYSKLEKTPDHLLNSYFELLTDLALDQVPENPREAQKLLALTVVTQYHGDAAARQAQQDAIALIQGSASQADKVPEFSLTGVQFPAKIFYLVSASGLCKTSSDARRQIQGGAVRLDGDKVERADLSFAAPDELVGKVLQLGKTKFVRFVQ, from the coding sequence GTGAGTGCAGAGAATTTAACAGAGCCATTACAGGTTTCCACCAGTGGTGGGGCTGCCAGCTCAGAGGGGAATTTTGCCTGGCTGCGCCGGGGGATCAGTGAAATTTTCCCGGATCAGGCCGATTCAACCAGCCCGGATGAGAATCTGGTACGGCGGTTACAGGTGAGCGATCGCCCCCTGCGGGTCAAATTAGGCATTGATCCAACCGGGGCAGACATTCATCTGGGGCATAGCATTCCGGTGCGAAAGCTGCGGGCATTTCAGGATGCTGGCCATACGGCTGTGCTGATTATTGGCGACTTTACAGCCCGAATTGGGGATCCCACAGGGAAATCGGAAGTCCGCAGGCAATTGACCGGGGAAGAAGTGCGGGCGAATGCCCAGACCTATCTGGACCAGGTGCGCCCCATTCTGGACTTTGATACTCCAGGACGGTTAGAGATTCGCTATAACTCGGAATGGCTCTCCAACCTGGATCTGGGAAAAATTCTGGAACTGCTCTCAACGATGACGGTAGGCCAGATGCTGGCAAAGGAGGGCTTTGCAGAGCGCTATGAGAAGGGAAGCCCCGTTTACCTGCACGAGTTTCTCTACCCCCTGATGCAGGGCTTTGATTCGGTCGCTGTGGAATCAGATGTGGAACTGGGCGGCACGGATCAGAAGTTCAACATTGCTGTGGGGCGTGACTTGCAGCGGCACTTTGGGCTACGCCCGCAGTTCGGGCTATTGATGCCAATTCTGCTGGGAACGGATGGCGTGCAGAAGATGTCAAAGTCCCTGGGGAACTATGTGGCATTGACGGAAGATCCGTTAACAATGTATTCCAAACTGGAGAAGACCCCTGATCATCTGCTGAACAGCTATTTTGAGTTGCTGACCGACCTGGCGCTCGATCAGGTGCCTGAAAATCCCCGCGAGGCTCAAAAGTTGCTGGCATTAACGGTTGTCACCCAATACCACGGGGATGCGGCGGCCAGGCAGGCCCAACAGGATGCGATCGCCCTGATTCAGGGTTCGGCTTCCCAGGCCGATAAGGTTCCAGAATTTTCCCTGACTGGGGTTCAGTTTCCTGCCAAAATCTTTTATCTGGTCAGTGCCAGTGGCTTGTGTAAAACCAGTTCCGATGCCCGCCGCCAGATTCAGGGGGGAGCCGTCCGGTTGGATGGAGACAAGGTAGAACGGGCGGATCTGAGCTTCGCTGCACCCGATGAACTGGTGGGTAAGGTACTGCAATTGGGTAAAACTAAATTTGTCCGCTTTGTCCAGTAA
- the pyrF gene encoding orotidine-5'-phosphate decarboxylase has protein sequence MVSANPIIVPLDVSSEQAAISLLNRLPQVNFWKVGLELFVSSGPSILHELKSRQKKIFLDLKFHDIPNTVSGACRAAARYGVDLITLHAAAGKETLQSAQAAAIAGAAESGQPVPRLIAITLLTSLNARHLAFDLKIPLELPEYVLQMALLAQESGLAGAVCSPQEVAQLRQTCGDDFLLVCPGVRPTWAEAGDQRRVVTPAAALRAGANYLVIGRPITAAPDPVAAFERICAELECAELE, from the coding sequence ATGGTATCTGCTAATCCTATCATCGTCCCTCTGGATGTATCCAGTGAACAGGCAGCGATCTCGCTGCTCAATCGCCTGCCCCAGGTAAATTTCTGGAAAGTAGGACTGGAGTTATTCGTCAGCAGTGGTCCCAGCATCTTGCATGAACTCAAATCTCGACAGAAAAAGATTTTCCTGGATTTAAAGTTCCACGACATTCCCAATACCGTGTCAGGAGCCTGTCGTGCCGCTGCCCGTTATGGCGTGGATCTGATCACCCTCCATGCCGCGGCTGGCAAAGAGACGTTACAGTCCGCTCAAGCCGCCGCCATTGCTGGTGCCGCCGAGTCAGGCCAGCCAGTGCCCAGGCTGATTGCCATCACGCTCCTGACCAGCCTGAATGCCCGTCACCTTGCCTTTGACTTGAAGATTCCCCTGGAATTACCAGAATACGTGCTTCAGATGGCTTTGCTGGCCCAGGAGAGTGGTCTGGCCGGGGCGGTTTGCTCCCCGCAGGAAGTGGCACAGTTGCGGCAGACCTGTGGTGATGACTTTCTGCTGGTTTGTCCGGGGGTGCGTCCGACCTGGGCAGAAGCTGGGGATCAACGTCGGGTGGTCACCCCAGCCGCCGCTCTCAGGGCGGGGGCAAATTACCTGGTGATTGGTCGTCCGATTACGGCTGCCCCAGATCCTGTTGCTGCCTTCGAGCGGATTTGTGCGGAACTGGAATGTGCGGAACTGGAATGA
- a CDS encoding PAS domain S-box protein has translation MRHPRQVVSPPSRHLPRFPLLVVLVVPFLLEILIVVGLTGYLSFRNGQQAVNNLANQLIDEVSDRTSDQLGAYLKTPPAIAQMTASTIELGLLNLADLPTAGRYFQQKHRLYPDISSIGLVNSKGEFVGTYLTAESQPVIEVLKKSSDARFYHSKDGENDSLAESIESDPQFSAIASSQFTNAVATGKPTWGEINQWSRHPGLGISFNQPIYDRNRTLLGVLMVEDTLTQIDQFLHRLQLSPKGRIFIVESSGLLVASSSDEPPYDLVDGKVQRIKASRSYDFLIAETAAYLNAHFGSFQNIKTPQQLNFDIEDDQQFVQVKPYTDEFGLDWLIVTVVPESDFMADIQYNTRTTLLLCAGALLAAIALGGLTAQWIARPILRLSRASRNLTLGRWDYPVAEKSQIAELEVLARSFNQMAVHLHESFEQATTALEKSEEKFTKIFRSSPDPMAIATLDGLYLEVNDSFLNLFGYSREEVVGHRHREVPLWADPADRRAYIEELRARGQILNREETFQTKSGELLTVLFSSEIIELQDRHCIIGAARDITERKRSEEERKRAEAALRESEERFRGAFATSAVGMNIASLEGQFLQVNPAFCRMLGYTEPEILKLTFYQITHPQDLEEELEYTQQLLNGTLPYYHMKKRYLHKDGHIIPGLLSVSLIRDCEQNPLYFVAHIQDLNEHQHHREPEEPKECLCASGVEF, from the coding sequence TTGCGTCATCCACGTCAGGTGGTTTCCCCCCCTTCGCGCCATCTGCCACGGTTCCCCCTCCTGGTGGTGCTGGTAGTGCCTTTCCTCTTAGAGATTCTGATTGTGGTCGGGTTGACTGGCTATCTATCTTTCCGCAATGGGCAGCAGGCAGTCAACAATCTGGCCAACCAGTTAATCGATGAAGTCAGCGATCGCACCAGCGATCAACTGGGTGCCTATTTGAAAACCCCACCAGCGATCGCCCAGATGACGGCAAGCACCATCGAACTGGGTCTTCTCAACCTTGCGGATCTCCCCACGGCTGGTCGGTACTTTCAACAGAAACACCGACTTTACCCGGACATTAGTTCGATTGGGTTAGTCAATTCCAAGGGCGAGTTCGTCGGGACTTACCTGACCGCCGAAAGTCAGCCGGTCATTGAAGTGCTGAAGAAATCCTCTGATGCCCGGTTCTATCACTCCAAAGATGGGGAGAATGACAGTCTGGCTGAATCGATAGAATCGGATCCCCAATTTTCTGCGATCGCTTCCAGTCAGTTCACAAATGCCGTTGCAACCGGGAAGCCTACCTGGGGTGAAATTAACCAGTGGTCCCGGCATCCAGGGTTGGGGATTTCCTTTAACCAGCCAATTTATGACCGTAACCGCACCCTGCTGGGAGTCCTCATGGTTGAGGACACGCTGACCCAGATTGATCAATTCCTCCACCGCCTACAATTAAGCCCGAAAGGCAGAATTTTTATCGTCGAATCCAGTGGGCTGCTGGTTGCCAGTTCCAGCGATGAACCGCCTTACGATCTGGTCGATGGCAAAGTCCAGCGGATTAAAGCCTCCCGCAGCTATGACTTTCTCATTGCGGAAACGGCTGCCTACCTGAATGCTCACTTCGGGTCATTCCAGAATATCAAAACCCCACAACAGCTCAACTTTGACATTGAAGACGACCAGCAGTTTGTTCAGGTCAAGCCCTATACGGACGAGTTTGGATTGGACTGGTTGATTGTGACGGTGGTGCCAGAATCTGATTTCATGGCAGACATCCAGTACAACACCCGAACCACTCTTTTGCTCTGTGCCGGGGCACTGCTGGCCGCGATCGCCCTGGGTGGGCTGACGGCTCAATGGATTGCCAGGCCAATTTTACGGCTGAGTCGGGCAAGCCGTAACCTGACATTGGGGCGGTGGGACTATCCTGTGGCGGAAAAAAGCCAGATTGCTGAGCTGGAAGTCCTGGCACGGTCGTTTAACCAGATGGCAGTCCATTTGCACGAATCCTTTGAACAGGCCACCACGGCTCTGGAAAAATCGGAGGAAAAATTCACGAAAATCTTTCGCTCCAGCCCTGATCCGATGGCGATCGCCACCCTGGATGGGCTGTACCTGGAAGTCAATGACTCTTTTCTCAATCTGTTCGGCTACAGCCGGGAAGAAGTTGTGGGTCATCGGCATCGGGAAGTCCCCCTCTGGGCAGATCCAGCCGACCGCAGAGCCTACATCGAGGAATTGCGTGCCAGAGGGCAGATACTCAACCGGGAAGAAACCTTTCAAACCAAATCAGGGGAATTGCTAACCGTCCTGTTTTCCTCTGAAATCATTGAACTTCAGGATCGGCACTGCATTATTGGGGCTGCCCGAGACATTACCGAGCGCAAACGCAGTGAAGAAGAACGTAAACGGGCAGAAGCGGCCCTGCGGGAAAGTGAAGAACGATTTCGGGGCGCATTTGCCACCAGTGCTGTGGGCATGAACATTGCTTCTCTGGAAGGGCAATTTTTACAGGTAAACCCTGCTTTCTGCCGGATGTTGGGTTACACCGAACCAGAAATCTTGAAGCTCACGTTTTATCAAATTACCCATCCACAAGATTTGGAAGAGGAACTGGAGTATACTCAGCAACTCTTGAATGGCACCCTTCCCTACTATCACATGAAAAAACGCTATCTTCACAAGGATGGGCACATTATTCCGGGTTTACTCAGCGTTTCCCTGATCCGTGATTGTGAGCAAAACCCCCTCTATTTCGTTGCCCACATCCAGGATCTGAACGAGCATCAGCATCACAGGGAGCCAGAGGAACCAAAGGAATGCCTCTGTGCCTCTGGGGTGGAGTTCTAA